Proteins found in one Selenihalanaerobacter shriftii genomic segment:
- a CDS encoding TRAP transporter small permease encodes MKPSNLFFKINNLIRSFEKFILTYGIIALAALTVGNVISRRAFNYSWTFTEEISQFILVILTFMGISYAIRVGRHIRMSAFYDLMNETAQRIMMIIVSLVTSLILFYLAYHAGLYVLETKHFGRVTPTLMVPFYLIIIWAPIGLFLGGVQYILTFIKNIKGDEAWLSYEEKSDYKDFDVDLPPTDN; translated from the coding sequence TTGAAACCTAGCAATTTATTTTTCAAAATAAATAATCTAATAAGAAGTTTTGAAAAATTCATCCTCACTTATGGTATTATTGCCTTAGCAGCACTGACTGTAGGTAATGTTATAAGTAGAAGAGCTTTTAATTACAGTTGGACTTTTACTGAAGAAATATCACAATTCATATTAGTAATTCTGACTTTTATGGGAATTAGTTATGCTATTAGAGTTGGTAGACATATTAGGATGTCAGCTTTTTATGATTTAATGAATGAAACAGCTCAACGAATTATGATGATAATTGTATCACTAGTAACATCATTAATATTATTTTACTTAGCATATCATGCAGGATTATATGTGCTCGAGACCAAACATTTTGGTAGAGTTACTCCTACTTTAATGGTTCCATTTTATTTAATTATAATTTGGGCACCTATAGGTTTATTCTTAGGAGGAGTTCAGTATATATTAACTTTTATTAAGAATATCAAAGGCGATGAAGCATGGTTATCTTATGAAGAAAAGTCTGATTATAAAGACTTTGATGTAGATTTACCTCCAACAGATAATTAA